The proteins below are encoded in one region of Silene latifolia isolate original U9 population chromosome 2, ASM4854445v1, whole genome shotgun sequence:
- the LOC141642488 gene encoding uncharacterized protein LOC141642488: MSSSRYNSFISKSSTSSSTELKRPKAGTKSNDSAIIKVKHEHNFAAMVKKFMDKRSTSKKPNVMPLPSNFIAEEVKKGSKIKKLFGKGSEKSSLSSSSSEVMKTKAKALTEVKANTRTLAMVLRSERELLNLNKQQQSDIDRLNALLLDRTTQVDKLKDMCLKQREEIKALKSAILFPDDMNSQLQELLDHQGSEIKQAKRVIPTLQKQISSLTGQLQCLSEDLAEVKAANYSRKTDNSVNTMKSLVYDEEEAANSLDFSSDDLVPDSPDNMLLKDVNPCLTPCYSRMKSKDYETVRYNHEGNAAARKISTSSDNFTISSPETGTFCMSDGSKYRYPRPIDRRLL; encoded by the exons ATGTCGTCTTCTCGTTACAATTCATTCATTTCCAAATCCTCTACTTCATCTTCAACCGAGCTCAAACGACCTAAAGCCGGCACCAAATCAAATGATTCCGCTATCATTAAGGTTAAACACGAACACAATTTCGCTGCAATGGTCAAGAAATTCATGGATAAGAGGTCGACAAGTAAGAAGCCAAATGTTATGCCGCTGCCATCAAATTTCATAGCAGAGGAGGTTAAGAAAGGGTCCAAGATTAAGAAACTGTTTGGTAAAGGAAGTGAGAAATCGAGTTTGAGTTCGAGTTCGAGTGAGGTGATGAAGACGAAGGCGAAGGCGTTGACGGAGGTGAAAGCGAATACCAGAACATTGGCTATGGTGTTGAGGAGTGAGAGGGAGTTGTTGAATTTGAATAAACAGCAACAGTCTGATATTGATCGTCTTAATGCCTTGCTTCTCGATCGAACCACTCAA GTGGATAAGTTAAAGGATATGTGTTTGAAGCAAAGGGAAGAGATAAAGGCTTTGAAAAGTGCAATCTTGTTCCCAGATGACATGAATTCTCAGCTTCAGGAGCTTTTAGATCATCAAGGCTCAGAAATTAAGCAGGCTAAGCGTGTTATTCCGACTCTTCAGAAGCAAATTTCTTCTCTTACTGGTCAACTTCAATGCCTCTCAGAAGACCTTGCTGAG GTGAAGGCTGCAAATTACTCAAGGAAGACTGATAACAGTGTTAACACAATGAAGTCGCTAGTGTACGACGAAGAAGAAGCTGCTAATTCTCTG GATTTTAGCTCCGATGATCTAGTTCCCGACAGTCCAGACAACATGCTTCTGAAGGATGTGAATCCTTGTTTAACACCTTGTTATTCTAGGATGAAATCTAAG GATTATGAGACTGTGAGGTATAATCACGAGGGAAACGCAGCTGCTCGGAAAATATCAACAAGTTCTGATAATTTTACTATCTCCTCACCAGAGACTGGAACTTTCTGCATGTCTGATGGAAGCAAATACAGATATCCAAGGCCGATAGATCGTCGTCTTCTTTGA
- the LOC141642489 gene encoding SKP1-like protein 1A has product MAETTTTSKKIMLKSSDGEDFVVDEIVALESQTIKHMIEDECADNAIPLPNVTAKILSLVIEYCKKHANVAAAKNADTTTTTTTTDTTSVGDDELKKWDAEFVNVDQNTLYDLILAANYLNIKGLLDLTCQTVADMIKGKKPEEIRMTFNIKNDFTPEEEEEIRKEHQWAFE; this is encoded by the exons atggcggaaacaacaacaacatcaaagaAGATCATGTTAAAATCATCCGACGGCGAGGATTTCGTAGTTGACGAGATTGTGGCATTGGAATCTCAAACAATAAAACATATGATTGAAGATGAATGTGCTGACAACGCTATTCCTCTTCCTAATGTTACTGCTAAAATCTTGTCTTTGGTTATCGAGTATTGTAAGAAACATGCCAATGTCGCTGCTGCGAAGAACGCCGATACaacaactactactactactactgatACTACTTCCGTTGGTGATGATGAGCTTAAGAAGTGGGATGCGGAATTTGTCAATGTTGACCAAAATACCCTTTATGATCTCATCTTG GCTGCTAATTATCTGAACATCAAGGGCTTGCTGGACTTGACCTGCCAAACAGTGGCTGACATGATCAAAGGAAAGAAACCAGAGGAAATTAGAATGACGTTCAACATTAAAAACGACTTCACcccggaagaagaagaggagattCGAAAGGAGCACCAGTGGGCTTTTGAATGA